GGTGTCCGGGGTCTTGGCAGCGTTCTCGACGGTGTCGATGTTGAACTTCTTGGTGGTTTCGGTGGTCACTTGTCGCCTCCCACAATCTTGTTCAGTACGGAGGTGAAGAAGCCCAGTCCGTCGGTGTCGGACCCGCCGATGCCATCGAGGGACTCGGGACCGAAGCCCGGCTCCACGGCGTGCTCGGGGTGCGGCATGAGGCCCACCACGTTGCCGGCGGCGTTGGAGATGCCGGCGATGTCCCGGCGTGAACCGTTCGGGTTGAAGCCTACGTAGCGGAAGACGACGCGGCCCTCGGCCTCAAGGGCGTCCAGGGTTTTCTCGTCAGCGATGTACTGGCCGTCCTGGTTCTTCAGCGGGATGGTGATTTCCTGGCCCGCTTCGTAGTCCAGCGTCCACGCGGTGTTGCTGTTCTCGACGCGCAGCACCTGGTCGCGGCAGAGGAATTTCAGGTGGTCGTTCTTAATCATCGAACCGGGGAGCAGGTGCGACTCGGTAAGGATCTGGAAACCGTTGCAGATGCCGAGGACGGGCAGCTTGGCATCGGAGTTCGCGGCGTCGATGATCTTGGACATCAGCGGGGCGAAGCGGGCAATGGCACCGGCGCGCAGGTAGTCACCGTAGGAGAAACCGCCGGGGATGACTACGGCGTCCACGTCGCCAAGTTCGGTGTCGCCATGCCAGAGTTCGACGGCGGTGGCGCCGGCAAGGCGGACGGCGCGGGCAGCGTCCCGGTCGTCCAGGGTGCCGGGGAAGGTGACGACGCCGATGCGGGCGCCGGCGAGGCGCGGTTCCGCCGCGACAGCGACAGCTTCGCCGATCAGGGGAAGTTCAGTCATCTCAGGCCTCGACGACCTCGACGTTGACGACGTCCTCGATCACGGGGTTGGAGAGGAGGGTTTCCGCGGCGTCACGTGCCTGGGCCAGGATTTCCTCCGTCACCTCGCCGTCGACCGTCAGTTCGAAGCGCTTGCCCTGGCGGACAGAGCTGAAGCTGGTGAAGCCCAGCCGGGGGAGAGCGCCAACGATTGCCTTCCCCTGCGGGTCCAGAATCTCGGGCTTGGGCATGACGTCAACAACGATCCGGGGCATCCGGTAACTCCTGTGCGTGAGCTTGGGTAAGGGCGCAGCGGAGTGGTGCCGTCTCACGCCGTACCGGGATGTTGGGGGACAAGTGGTCACCTGCGTTGGTTCACCATGAGGTCGGGCGCTCCGCGAGCTTGCCTTCCCATTCTACCGGCCCGGACACGTCCCTCTGTATTCGGCGGGTTCGGGGCCGGAACGCCGCGTGGAACGGCCCGCTCCGGCTCCGCTGGCAGGATGGTCTGGAGTTGCCCGAAGGCCTTCACTAGGATTGCTGGATGGCTGAGAATTCAAAGTCCGTGCTGTTGCCGATGGTTGCCGCAGCGGTGTTCGCCGGCCTGGGCAGGATGGTCTTCCAGAAGATCAAGGCAGACCGGCTGGCCCGCGAAACGCGGATAGCCGGCCCGGTGGATGAAAAGACCAGGCAGTGGATCAGCGACGTGGTGCGGACCCCGCGCCAGTAACGCGGCCTCCCACCTGCCACTCGTCCGGGCGTCCTTCGGGGCGCCCTTTTTCATGCCCGGAACTGTCCGGGCATGCCCATATGACAAGCAAAAAAATCTCAAATGTGCTCTATGTCATATCCCGCTCTCAGTCTGTACTCTGTGATCAGTCTGGTCTCAGCAAATTACAAAACCTGTAATTTCCTCTGCAGTGCCAGTCGTTCGGGGGCGCCCACCAAGTCTGGGCGGCACATCGTGAAAGGGTTGCACGTGAAATCAACTGGAAAGAGCCCCTTGCGGGCTGG
This window of the Pseudarthrobacter defluvii genome carries:
- the purQ gene encoding phosphoribosylformylglycinamidine synthase subunit PurQ, with the protein product MTELPLIGEAVAVAAEPRLAGARIGVVTFPGTLDDRDAARAVRLAGATAVELWHGDTELGDVDAVVIPGGFSYGDYLRAGAIARFAPLMSKIIDAANSDAKLPVLGICNGFQILTESHLLPGSMIKNDHLKFLCRDQVLRVENSNTAWTLDYEAGQEITIPLKNQDGQYIADEKTLDALEAEGRVVFRYVGFNPNGSRRDIAGISNAAGNVVGLMPHPEHAVEPGFGPESLDGIGGSDTDGLGFFTSVLNKIVGGDK
- the purS gene encoding phosphoribosylformylglycinamidine synthase subunit PurS — its product is MPRIVVDVMPKPEILDPQGKAIVGALPRLGFTSFSSVRQGKRFELTVDGEVTEEILAQARDAAETLLSNPVIEDVVNVEVVEA